Proteins co-encoded in one Xiphophorus hellerii strain 12219 chromosome 10, Xiphophorus_hellerii-4.1, whole genome shotgun sequence genomic window:
- the foxl3 gene encoding forkhead box L3, which yields MMVAAEQDRTAAGLQTVSSVLFGSGRFRFGSAADMFDHSDYPFNCFNYDGDGYPTSGTDEDKKICRPAYSFSVCGSYIALIAMAIQQNPDQRVTLSGIYDFIMRRFPYYRSNQRAWQNSIRHNLSLNSCFIKVPRTEGNEKGKGNFWTFAAGCESMLDLFENGNFRRRRRRRNPKIGLRDPAEVRRDPAARRPQLDSALRALPPDRPGPLQNRRQKSEPEIKFSIDYILSAPDPPPAAFRTGAGPVRQGPTGPPVLEPPHLNLHFWTL from the exons ATGATGGTGGCAGCGGAGCAGGACAGAACTGCTGCTGGGCTTCAGACGGTCAGTTCGGTTCTGTTCGGGTCGGGACGGTTTCGGTTCGGTTCTGCTGCTGACATGTTCGATCACTCCGACTATCCGTTCAACTGTTTCAACTATGACGGGGACGGATACCCGACCTCTGGGACGGACGAAGACAAGAAGATATGCAGACCCGCTTACAG cttttctgtgtgtggcAGCTACATCGCTCTGATCGCCATGGCGATCCAGCAGAACCCGGACCAGCGGGTCACTCTGTCCGGCATCTACGACTTCATCATGAGGCGGTTCCCCTACTACCGGTCCAACCAGCGAGCCTGGCAGAACTCCATCCGGCACAACCTGTCGCTCAACAGCTGCTTCATCAAG GTTCCACGGACGGAGGGGAACGAGAAGGGGAAGGGGAACTTCTGGACCTTCGCCGCCGGCTGCGAGTCGATGCTCGACCTCTTCGAGAACGGAAACTTCcggcgccgccgccgccgccggaACCCCAAGATCGGCCTCCGGGACCCGGCTGAGGTTCGGCGAGACCCGGCGGCACGGCGACCGCAGCTGGACTCCGCCCTCCGCGCTCTGCCCCCTGACCGGCCCGGCCCACTCCAGAACCGCCGCCAGAAATCCGAGCCGGAGATCAAGTTCAGCATCGATTACATCCTGTCCGCTCCGGACCCGCCGCCGGCCGCGTTCAGGACCGGTGCCGGCCCGGTTCGCCAGGGCCCGACCGGGCCGCCGGTTCTGGAGCCTCCGCACCTCAACCTGCACTTCTGGACTCTCTGA
- the tom1l2b gene encoding TOM1-like protein 2 isoform X2: MEFLLGNPFSTPVGHCIERATDGSLQSEDWTLNMEICDIINETEDGPKDAMRAVKKRLSGNRNYREVMLTLTVLETCVKNCGHRFHALVTSKDFVDGVLVKVISPKNNPPTIVQDKVLALIQAWADAFRSSPDLTGVVQVYEELKRKGIEFPTSELETLSPIHTPQRAASAPEGDSALHKYSSSSSKTKAAPQPVPPAYSAPQAPSLQPGGAVTPSPEQISRLRSELDVVRGNTKVMSEMLTEMVPGQEDASDYELLQELNRTCRAMQQRIVELISCVSNEAVTEELLHANDDLNNIFLRYDRYERFRSGRSSAQSVNNGVLSEATEDNLIDLGPGSPAVVSNMSSAAPSSLPPALSSAAGRPSSPASLASRLAGLDVGADSVSSTLSALSSCKPAAAQDDFDVFAQTRSGALAEPHRTLSAADAAADDPPPTLDVQQPAAAGAKGDEGEEGVTSEEFDKFLEERAKAAETGPPSPPSGAAQGTPSRKKTGRQEDALLAM; the protein is encoded by the exons ATGGAGTTCCTTCTGGGAAATCCTTTCAGTACCCCGGTGGGTCATTGTATCG AGAGAGCCACTGATGGGTCCCTGCAGAGTGAAGACTGGACCCTCAACATGGAGATCTGTGACATCATCAATGAGACAGAGGACGG GCCGAAGGATGCGATGAGAGCGGTGAAGAAGCGGCTGAGTGGCAACAGAAACTACAGGGAAGTGATGCTGACTCTAACG GTTCTGGAGACGTGTGTGAAGAACTGCGGCCATCGTTTCCACGCCTTGGTGACCAGTAAGGACTTTGTGGACGGCGTCCTCGTTAAAGTCATCTCTCCTAAGAACAATCCGCCTACCATCGTTCAAGACAAAGTCCTGGCTCTGATCCAG GCTTGGGCCGATGCGTTCAGGAGCAGTCCGGACCTCACAGGTGTGGTCCAGGTGTACgaggagctgaagaggaaaggcATCGAGTTCCCCACCTCAGAGCTGGAGACTCTGTCGCCCATCCACACCCCTCAGCGG GCGGCGTCAGCTCCAGAGGGCGACTCTGCACTCCACAagtacagcagcagcagcagcaagacTAAAGCCGCGCCGCAGCCCGTCCCACCAGCCTACAGCGCGCCGCAGGCCCCCAGCCTGCAGCCGGGGGGCGCCGTCACCCCCAGCCCTGAGCAG ATTAGCCGGCTCCGCAGCGAGCTGGACGTCGTCCGTGGAAACACCAAGGTGATGTCAGAGATGCTGACGGAGATGGTGCCAGGGCAGGAGGACGCGTCAGACTACGAGCTGCTGCAG GAGCTGAACAGGACGTGCCGAGCCATGCAGCAGAGGATAGTGGAGCTCATCTCCTGCGTCTCCAACGAGGCGGTGACCGAGGAGCTGCTGCACGCCAACGACGACCTCAACAACATTTTCCTCCGCTATGACAG GTACGAGCGGTTTCGGTCCGGCAGATCCTCGGCTCAGAGTGTCAACAACGGG GTTCTCAGTGAGGCCACAGAGGACAATCTGATTGACCTTGGACCCGGCTCGCCTGCGGTGGTCAGCAACATGTCCAGCGCCGCTCCGTCCAGCCTGCCCCCCGCCCTGAGCAGCGCTGCAGGGAGGCCCTCGTCCCCGGCCTCCCTGGCCTCCCGCCTGGCCGGTTTAG ACGTGGGCGCCGACAGCGTCAGTAGCACTCTGAGCGCGCTGAGCAGCTGCAAGCCGGCAGCAGCGCAGGATGACTTTGACGTGTTCGCTCAGACCCGGAGCGGCGCGCTGGCAGAACCACACAGAAC GTTGTCAGCAGCAGACGCTGCAGCGGACGACCCTCCGCCCACGCTGGACGTCCAGCAGCCGGCTGCTGCAGGCGCG AAAGGAGACGAAGGAGAGGAAGGCGTGACCAGCGAAG AGTTCGATAAGTTCCTGGAGGAGCGGGCCAAAGCTGCCGAGACCGGCCCGCCGTCGCCCCCCAGTGGCGCGGCGCAAGGAACGCCCAGCAGGAAGAAGACGGGGAGACAGGAAGACGCTCTGCTGGCCATGTAG
- the tom1l2b gene encoding TOM1-like protein 2 isoform X1, with protein MEFLLGNPFSTPVGHCIERATDGSLQSEDWTLNMEICDIINETEDGPKDAMRAVKKRLSGNRNYREVMLTLTVLETCVKNCGHRFHALVTSKDFVDGVLVKVISPKNNPPTIVQDKVLALIQAWADAFRSSPDLTGVVQVYEELKRKGIEFPTSELETLSPIHTPQRAASAPEGDSALHKYSSSSSKTKAAPQPVPPAYSAPQAPSLQPGGAVTPSPEQISRLRSELDVVRGNTKVMSEMLTEMVPGQEDASDYELLQELNRTCRAMQQRIVELISCVSNEAVTEELLHANDDLNNIFLRYDRYERFRSGRSSAQSVNNGVLSEATEDNLIDLGPGSPAVVSNMSSAAPSSLPPALSSAAGRPSSPASLASRLAGLDVGADSVSSTLSALSSCKPAAAQDDFDVFAQTRSGALAEPHRTLSAADAAADDPPPTLDVQQPAAAGAGRERQSSVMDDIEEWLSTDVKGDEGEEGVTSEEFDKFLEERAKAAETGPPSPPSGAAQGTPSRKKTGRQEDALLAM; from the exons ATGGAGTTCCTTCTGGGAAATCCTTTCAGTACCCCGGTGGGTCATTGTATCG AGAGAGCCACTGATGGGTCCCTGCAGAGTGAAGACTGGACCCTCAACATGGAGATCTGTGACATCATCAATGAGACAGAGGACGG GCCGAAGGATGCGATGAGAGCGGTGAAGAAGCGGCTGAGTGGCAACAGAAACTACAGGGAAGTGATGCTGACTCTAACG GTTCTGGAGACGTGTGTGAAGAACTGCGGCCATCGTTTCCACGCCTTGGTGACCAGTAAGGACTTTGTGGACGGCGTCCTCGTTAAAGTCATCTCTCCTAAGAACAATCCGCCTACCATCGTTCAAGACAAAGTCCTGGCTCTGATCCAG GCTTGGGCCGATGCGTTCAGGAGCAGTCCGGACCTCACAGGTGTGGTCCAGGTGTACgaggagctgaagaggaaaggcATCGAGTTCCCCACCTCAGAGCTGGAGACTCTGTCGCCCATCCACACCCCTCAGCGG GCGGCGTCAGCTCCAGAGGGCGACTCTGCACTCCACAagtacagcagcagcagcagcaagacTAAAGCCGCGCCGCAGCCCGTCCCACCAGCCTACAGCGCGCCGCAGGCCCCCAGCCTGCAGCCGGGGGGCGCCGTCACCCCCAGCCCTGAGCAG ATTAGCCGGCTCCGCAGCGAGCTGGACGTCGTCCGTGGAAACACCAAGGTGATGTCAGAGATGCTGACGGAGATGGTGCCAGGGCAGGAGGACGCGTCAGACTACGAGCTGCTGCAG GAGCTGAACAGGACGTGCCGAGCCATGCAGCAGAGGATAGTGGAGCTCATCTCCTGCGTCTCCAACGAGGCGGTGACCGAGGAGCTGCTGCACGCCAACGACGACCTCAACAACATTTTCCTCCGCTATGACAG GTACGAGCGGTTTCGGTCCGGCAGATCCTCGGCTCAGAGTGTCAACAACGGG GTTCTCAGTGAGGCCACAGAGGACAATCTGATTGACCTTGGACCCGGCTCGCCTGCGGTGGTCAGCAACATGTCCAGCGCCGCTCCGTCCAGCCTGCCCCCCGCCCTGAGCAGCGCTGCAGGGAGGCCCTCGTCCCCGGCCTCCCTGGCCTCCCGCCTGGCCGGTTTAG ACGTGGGCGCCGACAGCGTCAGTAGCACTCTGAGCGCGCTGAGCAGCTGCAAGCCGGCAGCAGCGCAGGATGACTTTGACGTGTTCGCTCAGACCCGGAGCGGCGCGCTGGCAGAACCACACAGAAC GTTGTCAGCAGCAGACGCTGCAGCGGACGACCCTCCGCCCACGCTGGACGTCCAGCAGCCGGCTGCTGCAGGCGCG GGCCGGGAGCGTCAGTCCTCTGTCATGGATGACATAGAGGAGTGGCTGAGCACCGATGTG AAAGGAGACGAAGGAGAGGAAGGCGTGACCAGCGAAG AGTTCGATAAGTTCCTGGAGGAGCGGGCCAAAGCTGCCGAGACCGGCCCGCCGTCGCCCCCCAGTGGCGCGGCGCAAGGAACGCCCAGCAGGAAGAAGACGGGGAGACAGGAAGACGCTCTGCTGGCCATGTAG
- the tom1l2b gene encoding TOM1-like protein 2 isoform X3, with protein MEICDIINETEDGPKDAMRAVKKRLSGNRNYREVMLTLTVLETCVKNCGHRFHALVTSKDFVDGVLVKVISPKNNPPTIVQDKVLALIQAWADAFRSSPDLTGVVQVYEELKRKGIEFPTSELETLSPIHTPQRAASAPEGDSALHKYSSSSSKTKAAPQPVPPAYSAPQAPSLQPGGAVTPSPEQISRLRSELDVVRGNTKVMSEMLTEMVPGQEDASDYELLQELNRTCRAMQQRIVELISCVSNEAVTEELLHANDDLNNIFLRYDRYERFRSGRSSAQSVNNGVLSEATEDNLIDLGPGSPAVVSNMSSAAPSSLPPALSSAAGRPSSPASLASRLAGLDVGADSVSSTLSALSSCKPAAAQDDFDVFAQTRSGALAEPHRTLSAADAAADDPPPTLDVQQPAAAGAGRERQSSVMDDIEEWLSTDVKGDEGEEGVTSEEFDKFLEERAKAAETGPPSPPSGAAQGTPSRKKTGRQEDALLAM; from the exons ATGGAGATCTGTGACATCATCAATGAGACAGAGGACGG GCCGAAGGATGCGATGAGAGCGGTGAAGAAGCGGCTGAGTGGCAACAGAAACTACAGGGAAGTGATGCTGACTCTAACG GTTCTGGAGACGTGTGTGAAGAACTGCGGCCATCGTTTCCACGCCTTGGTGACCAGTAAGGACTTTGTGGACGGCGTCCTCGTTAAAGTCATCTCTCCTAAGAACAATCCGCCTACCATCGTTCAAGACAAAGTCCTGGCTCTGATCCAG GCTTGGGCCGATGCGTTCAGGAGCAGTCCGGACCTCACAGGTGTGGTCCAGGTGTACgaggagctgaagaggaaaggcATCGAGTTCCCCACCTCAGAGCTGGAGACTCTGTCGCCCATCCACACCCCTCAGCGG GCGGCGTCAGCTCCAGAGGGCGACTCTGCACTCCACAagtacagcagcagcagcagcaagacTAAAGCCGCGCCGCAGCCCGTCCCACCAGCCTACAGCGCGCCGCAGGCCCCCAGCCTGCAGCCGGGGGGCGCCGTCACCCCCAGCCCTGAGCAG ATTAGCCGGCTCCGCAGCGAGCTGGACGTCGTCCGTGGAAACACCAAGGTGATGTCAGAGATGCTGACGGAGATGGTGCCAGGGCAGGAGGACGCGTCAGACTACGAGCTGCTGCAG GAGCTGAACAGGACGTGCCGAGCCATGCAGCAGAGGATAGTGGAGCTCATCTCCTGCGTCTCCAACGAGGCGGTGACCGAGGAGCTGCTGCACGCCAACGACGACCTCAACAACATTTTCCTCCGCTATGACAG GTACGAGCGGTTTCGGTCCGGCAGATCCTCGGCTCAGAGTGTCAACAACGGG GTTCTCAGTGAGGCCACAGAGGACAATCTGATTGACCTTGGACCCGGCTCGCCTGCGGTGGTCAGCAACATGTCCAGCGCCGCTCCGTCCAGCCTGCCCCCCGCCCTGAGCAGCGCTGCAGGGAGGCCCTCGTCCCCGGCCTCCCTGGCCTCCCGCCTGGCCGGTTTAG ACGTGGGCGCCGACAGCGTCAGTAGCACTCTGAGCGCGCTGAGCAGCTGCAAGCCGGCAGCAGCGCAGGATGACTTTGACGTGTTCGCTCAGACCCGGAGCGGCGCGCTGGCAGAACCACACAGAAC GTTGTCAGCAGCAGACGCTGCAGCGGACGACCCTCCGCCCACGCTGGACGTCCAGCAGCCGGCTGCTGCAGGCGCG GGCCGGGAGCGTCAGTCCTCTGTCATGGATGACATAGAGGAGTGGCTGAGCACCGATGTG AAAGGAGACGAAGGAGAGGAAGGCGTGACCAGCGAAG AGTTCGATAAGTTCCTGGAGGAGCGGGCCAAAGCTGCCGAGACCGGCCCGCCGTCGCCCCCCAGTGGCGCGGCGCAAGGAACGCCCAGCAGGAAGAAGACGGGGAGACAGGAAGACGCTCTGCTGGCCATGTAG